A part of Hippopotamus amphibius kiboko isolate mHipAmp2 chromosome 16, mHipAmp2.hap2, whole genome shotgun sequence genomic DNA contains:
- the DMAC2 gene encoding distal membrane-arm assembly complex protein 2 isoform X4, giving the protein MAAPRASLSLVTPVWNGGTSGIRGLSRAVDPEGSQWKGRTLLQFLTHRFYDVEAMREYLLQKQVLKVQQKNRFQDKEWMRPHGRGLSSGELWKLQEVPIEAVDASGCAINYQGLDNLLALKELQSLSLQRCPHMDDWCLSRLYQLADSLQELSLAGCPRISERGLACLHHLQNLRRLNISDLPAVSNPGLTQILVEEMLPNCEVLGADWAQGLKLGPEEQSRDTARSPIPA; this is encoded by the exons ATGGCGGCCCCCAGGGCG tcccTGAGCCTGGTGACCCCAGTATGGAACGGGGGTACCAGTGGCATCCGTGGCCTGAGCAGGGCAGTGGACCCAGAGGGCAGTCAGTGGAAGGGGAGGACGTTGCTCCAGTTCCTGACTCACCGCTTCTATGACGTGGAAGCTATGAGGGAGTACCTGCTCCAGAAGCAGGTGTTGAAGGTGCAACAGAAAAATCG gTTTCAGGACAAGGAGTGGATGAGGCCACATGGGCGTGGCCTCTCCTCTGGTGAGCTCTGGAAGCTCCAGGAGGTGCCTATAGAGGCTGTCGACGCCAGTGGCTGTGCCATCAACTACCAAGGCCTGGACAACCTCT tggcccTGAAGGAGCTCCAGTCGCTGTCGCTGCAGCGCTGTCCCCACATGGATGACTGGTGTCTCAGCCGCCTCTACCAGCTGGCCGACTCGCTACAGGAGCTCTCACTTGCTGGTTGCCCCCGAATCTCTGAACGGGGCCTCGCCTGCCTCCACCATCTCCA GAACCTCCGCAGGCTGAACATCTCTGACCTTCCTGCCGTGTCCAACCCAGGCCTCACTCAGATCTTGGTGGAGGAGATGCTGCCCAACTGTGAGGTTCTGGGGGCTGACTGGGCACAGGGCCTCAAGTTGGGGCCAGAGGAGCAGTCCCGGGATACAGCCAGGAGCCCCATCCCTGCGTAG
- the DMAC2 gene encoding distal membrane-arm assembly complex protein 2 isoform X1: protein MGSRACGPRERAQPIRGRDPAAWAGSRGAGESGTCKERGFGRGWQKNWDLRSKGRELKSLSLVTPVWNGGTSGIRGLSRAVDPEGSQWKGRTLLQFLTHRFYDVEAMREYLLQKQVLKVQQKNRSFAYIKERYGLYIASAYFVLKQGGAVKFQDKEWMRPHGRGLSSGELWKLQEVPIEAVDASGCAINYQGLDNLLALKELQSLSLQRCPHMDDWCLSRLYQLADSLQELSLAGCPRISERGLACLHHLQNLRRLNISDLPAVSNPGLTQILVEEMLPNCEVLGADWAQGLKLGPEEQSRDTARSPIPA, encoded by the exons ATGGGAAGCAGGGCGTGCGGTCCGAGGGAGCGCGCCCAGCCAATCAGAGGGAGGGATCCGGCTGCGTGGGCGGGGAGCCGAGGGGCTGGCGAGAGTGGGACTTGCAAGGAACGAGGGTTTGGTAGGGGTTGGCAGAAAAACTGGGATTTGCGGTCCAAGGGTAGGGAACTGAAG tcccTGAGCCTGGTGACCCCAGTATGGAACGGGGGTACCAGTGGCATCCGTGGCCTGAGCAGGGCAGTGGACCCAGAGGGCAGTCAGTGGAAGGGGAGGACGTTGCTCCAGTTCCTGACTCACCGCTTCTATGACGTGGAAGCTATGAGGGAGTACCTGCTCCAGAAGCAGGTGTTGAAGGTGCAACAGAAAAATCG GTCCTTCGCCTACATCAAGGAGCGGTATGGCCTCTACATCGCAAGTGCCTATTTTGTCCTGAAGCAGGGAGGCGCAGTCAA gTTTCAGGACAAGGAGTGGATGAGGCCACATGGGCGTGGCCTCTCCTCTGGTGAGCTCTGGAAGCTCCAGGAGGTGCCTATAGAGGCTGTCGACGCCAGTGGCTGTGCCATCAACTACCAAGGCCTGGACAACCTCT tggcccTGAAGGAGCTCCAGTCGCTGTCGCTGCAGCGCTGTCCCCACATGGATGACTGGTGTCTCAGCCGCCTCTACCAGCTGGCCGACTCGCTACAGGAGCTCTCACTTGCTGGTTGCCCCCGAATCTCTGAACGGGGCCTCGCCTGCCTCCACCATCTCCA GAACCTCCGCAGGCTGAACATCTCTGACCTTCCTGCCGTGTCCAACCCAGGCCTCACTCAGATCTTGGTGGAGGAGATGCTGCCCAACTGTGAGGTTCTGGGGGCTGACTGGGCACAGGGCCTCAAGTTGGGGCCAGAGGAGCAGTCCCGGGATACAGCCAGGAGCCCCATCCCTGCGTAG
- the DMAC2 gene encoding distal membrane-arm assembly complex protein 2 isoform X2, giving the protein MGSRACGPRERAQPIRGRDPAAWAGSRGAGESGTCKERGFGRGWQKNWDLRSKGRELKSLSLVTPVWNGGTSGIRGLSRAVDPEGSQWKGRTLLQFLTHRFYDVEAMREYLLQKQVLKVQQKNRFQDKEWMRPHGRGLSSGELWKLQEVPIEAVDASGCAINYQGLDNLLALKELQSLSLQRCPHMDDWCLSRLYQLADSLQELSLAGCPRISERGLACLHHLQNLRRLNISDLPAVSNPGLTQILVEEMLPNCEVLGADWAQGLKLGPEEQSRDTARSPIPA; this is encoded by the exons ATGGGAAGCAGGGCGTGCGGTCCGAGGGAGCGCGCCCAGCCAATCAGAGGGAGGGATCCGGCTGCGTGGGCGGGGAGCCGAGGGGCTGGCGAGAGTGGGACTTGCAAGGAACGAGGGTTTGGTAGGGGTTGGCAGAAAAACTGGGATTTGCGGTCCAAGGGTAGGGAACTGAAG tcccTGAGCCTGGTGACCCCAGTATGGAACGGGGGTACCAGTGGCATCCGTGGCCTGAGCAGGGCAGTGGACCCAGAGGGCAGTCAGTGGAAGGGGAGGACGTTGCTCCAGTTCCTGACTCACCGCTTCTATGACGTGGAAGCTATGAGGGAGTACCTGCTCCAGAAGCAGGTGTTGAAGGTGCAACAGAAAAATCG gTTTCAGGACAAGGAGTGGATGAGGCCACATGGGCGTGGCCTCTCCTCTGGTGAGCTCTGGAAGCTCCAGGAGGTGCCTATAGAGGCTGTCGACGCCAGTGGCTGTGCCATCAACTACCAAGGCCTGGACAACCTCT tggcccTGAAGGAGCTCCAGTCGCTGTCGCTGCAGCGCTGTCCCCACATGGATGACTGGTGTCTCAGCCGCCTCTACCAGCTGGCCGACTCGCTACAGGAGCTCTCACTTGCTGGTTGCCCCCGAATCTCTGAACGGGGCCTCGCCTGCCTCCACCATCTCCA GAACCTCCGCAGGCTGAACATCTCTGACCTTCCTGCCGTGTCCAACCCAGGCCTCACTCAGATCTTGGTGGAGGAGATGCTGCCCAACTGTGAGGTTCTGGGGGCTGACTGGGCACAGGGCCTCAAGTTGGGGCCAGAGGAGCAGTCCCGGGATACAGCCAGGAGCCCCATCCCTGCGTAG
- the ERICH4 gene encoding glutamate-rich protein 4 yields the protein MELWTQLRQAGLVPPGLGPPPRALRGVSPVERVRKTLMSPGADTGGAGQSLLWIWEELGNLRRVDVQLLHQLCSLGLEMGALREELVTFLEEEAEESTEEEEEDRELEGKQEGASGPAPGHHRLPDFEMTI from the exons ATGGAGTTGTGGACGCAGCTGAGGCAGGCTGGACTCGTGCCACCAGGGCTGGGTCCACCCCCGCGGGCCCTGAGGGGGGTCTCCCCAGTGGAGAGGGTGCGTAAGACCCTCATGTCCCCAGGCGCTGACACTGGAGGTGCCGGGCAGAGCCTGCTGTGGATCTGGGAGGAGCTG GGGAACCTCCGCAGAGTGGATGTCCAGTTGCTGCACCAGCTGTGCAGCCTGGGATTGGAGATGGGGGCACTTCGGGAGGAACTGGTCaccttcctggaagaggaggctgaggaaagcactgaggaagaggaggaggacagagagctggaagggaagcaggaggggGCCTCTGGTCCAGCCCCAGGCCACCACCGCCTTCCTGACTTTGAAATGACTATTTGA
- the DMAC2 gene encoding distal membrane-arm assembly complex protein 2 isoform X3, producing MAAPRASLSLVTPVWNGGTSGIRGLSRAVDPEGSQWKGRTLLQFLTHRFYDVEAMREYLLQKQVLKVQQKNRSFAYIKERYGLYIASAYFVLKQGGAVKFQDKEWMRPHGRGLSSGELWKLQEVPIEAVDASGCAINYQGLDNLLALKELQSLSLQRCPHMDDWCLSRLYQLADSLQELSLAGCPRISERGLACLHHLQNLRRLNISDLPAVSNPGLTQILVEEMLPNCEVLGADWAQGLKLGPEEQSRDTARSPIPA from the exons ATGGCGGCCCCCAGGGCG tcccTGAGCCTGGTGACCCCAGTATGGAACGGGGGTACCAGTGGCATCCGTGGCCTGAGCAGGGCAGTGGACCCAGAGGGCAGTCAGTGGAAGGGGAGGACGTTGCTCCAGTTCCTGACTCACCGCTTCTATGACGTGGAAGCTATGAGGGAGTACCTGCTCCAGAAGCAGGTGTTGAAGGTGCAACAGAAAAATCG GTCCTTCGCCTACATCAAGGAGCGGTATGGCCTCTACATCGCAAGTGCCTATTTTGTCCTGAAGCAGGGAGGCGCAGTCAA gTTTCAGGACAAGGAGTGGATGAGGCCACATGGGCGTGGCCTCTCCTCTGGTGAGCTCTGGAAGCTCCAGGAGGTGCCTATAGAGGCTGTCGACGCCAGTGGCTGTGCCATCAACTACCAAGGCCTGGACAACCTCT tggcccTGAAGGAGCTCCAGTCGCTGTCGCTGCAGCGCTGTCCCCACATGGATGACTGGTGTCTCAGCCGCCTCTACCAGCTGGCCGACTCGCTACAGGAGCTCTCACTTGCTGGTTGCCCCCGAATCTCTGAACGGGGCCTCGCCTGCCTCCACCATCTCCA GAACCTCCGCAGGCTGAACATCTCTGACCTTCCTGCCGTGTCCAACCCAGGCCTCACTCAGATCTTGGTGGAGGAGATGCTGCCCAACTGTGAGGTTCTGGGGGCTGACTGGGCACAGGGCCTCAAGTTGGGGCCAGAGGAGCAGTCCCGGGATACAGCCAGGAGCCCCATCCCTGCGTAG